The following is a genomic window from Brevibacterium limosum.
GATCGAGCTGCTTGCGCAGGTTCTCGGCGGCACCGCGCGAGGACAGGGGCGAGTACTTGCCGTCGCCCGCCTCGGCGGGGGTGCCCTTCTCCCAGGACTGGGCGCGCTCCGTCAGCCCGGCCACGAAGTCGTCGTAGATGTCGTCCATGACGATCATCCGCTTGTTCGCGTTGCAGACCTGGCCGGTGTTGTACAGACGGGTGCCCCAGGCGGTGTCGACGGCCTCGTTCATGTCATCGGTGTCGAGGACGATGTAGGGGTCGGAGCCGCCGAGCTCGAGCACGGCCTTCTTCAGGTTCTTGCCCGCGGTCGCGGCCACGGCCGAGCCGGCGCGCTCGGAACCGGTCAGGGACACGCCTTCGACGCGGTCGTCGGCGATGATCGTCTCGATCTGCTCATGAGTGGCGTAGATGTTGTTGTACACGCCGTCGGGAATGCCGGCTTCCTTCATGAGCTCAGCGATCTTCGCCGAGGAGCGGGGGCAGATCTCCGCGTGCTTGAGGATGATCGTGTTGCCGAGCACGAGGTTCGGCGCGGCGAAGCGTGCGACCTGGTAGTACGGGAAGTTCCAGGGCATGATGCCCAGCAGCGGACCGACGGGGCGACGCTGGATGAAGGCCTTGCCGCCCGACATCGATTCGATCGGCTCATCGGCGGCGAACTTCGGACCGTTGTCGGCGTAGTAGTTGAAGATCGCTTCGCAGAACTCGGCTTCTTCCTCGCCTTCGGCGGTGGGCTTGCCCATCTCCTCGGCGATGATCTTCGCGAGCTCTTCCTTGCGCTCACCGAAGAGGGCGGCGACCTTGTTGACGATCGCGGCGCGCTCCTCGATGGTCTTCTCACGCCAGCTCAGGTAGCCCTTGTGCGCGGATTCGAGGACCTGCTGGACCTCTTCGTCGGTGGCATTGTCGAACTTCTCGACGACTTCACCGGTGGCCGGGTTCTCGACACGGTAGCCGCCTGCAGCACTGCCTACGTTGCTCATTCCAGACTCCTTTGACTTATTGACTTATGCGCCTGTCGGCGCCGCTCAAGCAATTGCATACCTGTTCGCCGTCAGAATCGACGGAATGCGTATGCCTGCCACCCACGCTATCAATACGTGACCCGCGCAACAAGTGCCGAAACCTGGGGGATTCATCAGTTCCGAACGCCAGGGTCCGCCACCGCCGAGGTGGTGCGGATTCCGAATCGGATTCGACGGAATCCGTACGCTCGGTTCGGCCCCGGAAACCCAGCCGAGAAGGGGAACGGCCGCCCCACGAAGGAGCGGCCGAACCGACGAGGACACAGCCGGACGGAACTCGGTCGGCCGCCTCGGCGAGGGGATCAGTCGAGGCGTCTTGATCAGTCGAAGCGACGGGAGGAGCCGATGACGTCGCCGGCCTTCCAATCCGCCCAACCGGGCTGATCGATCATGAACGATTCGATCGTATCCCTGTCCGCCCGCAGCTGCGGGTCGTGCTTGAGGTAGAACTTCGTCTCGCGGGCGATGAGTCCGGAGAGGATGAGGATGCCGAGCAGGTTCGGCAGCGCCATGAGCCCGTTCATCACGTCGGAGAAGTTCCAGACCGGTTCGAGTTCGGTCGTGCAGCCGATGAAGACGACGAGGGAGAAGAAGATCCGGAACGGCAGCACTCCCCGCCGGCCGACGAGACGTTCGACGTTGCGGTCGCCGTAATAGGACCAGCCGAGCAGCGTGGAGAACGCGAAGAGGACGATGCCGATGGTGACCACCCAGTGGCCCCACTGTCCGGGCAGTCCGTGCGAGAACGCCTCGCCGGTCATGAGCGCCGCGCTGATCTGCTCGCCGGTCTCCGGGTCGACCTCGTCCCAGGTGCCGGTGGCGATGATGGTCAGTCCGGTGAAGCTGACGACGATGATCGTGTCGATGAAGGTCTGCGTCATCGACACGAGGCCTTGGCGAACCGGGTGCGAGGTCTGGGCGGCGGCCGCGGCGATCGGTGCCGAGCCGAGTCCCGACTCGTTCGAGAACAGACCGCGGGCGACACCCATCTGCACGACGATGATGATCGCCGATCCCGCGAAGCCGCCGGCCGCGGAGGTGCCGGTGAAGGCATCGGTGAAGATCTGCGCGAAGGCCGCGGGCAGCTCTCCGATGTTCGCGATGAGGATGAAGACGGCGCCGAGGACGTAGAAGACGATCATGATCGGCACGAGGCCGGCCGTGACGCGGCCGATGGACTTGATGCCGCCGACGAGGACCACGAGGGTGAGGACGGTGAGCACGGCACCGGTGATCCAGGCGGGCACCGACCAGCTGGATTCGACGTTCGCGGCGATCGAGTTGCCCTGCGTCATGTTGCCGATACCGAAGCAGGCGAGCACGGCGAAGATCGCGAACATGAGGCCGAGCACCTTGCCCAGCGGGCCCTTGATGCCGTGTTCGAGGTAGAATTGCGGGCCGCCGGACTTCTCACCGGCTTCGTCGGTGCGACGGAAGCGCACGGCGAGGAATCCCTCCGCATACTTCGTGACCATGCCCAGCAGGCCGGTCATCCACATCCAGAACAGGGCACCGGGTCCGCCGATGCCGATGGCCGTGGCGACGCCGACGATGTTGCCGGTGCCGACGGTGGC
Proteins encoded in this region:
- a CDS encoding alanine/glycine:cation symporter family protein codes for the protein MDALTELLASISGFVWGPFLLIPLLLGTGLYLTIRLGGLQFTKLAPALYLGILKRKDAGSEGDISQFQALTTALAATVGTGNIVGVATAIGIGGPGALFWMWMTGLLGMVTKYAEGFLAVRFRRTDEAGEKSGGPQFYLEHGIKGPLGKVLGLMFAIFAVLACFGIGNMTQGNSIAANVESSWSVPAWITGAVLTVLTLVVLVGGIKSIGRVTAGLVPIMIVFYVLGAVFILIANIGELPAAFAQIFTDAFTGTSAAGGFAGSAIIIVVQMGVARGLFSNESGLGSAPIAAAAAQTSHPVRQGLVSMTQTFIDTIIVVSFTGLTIIATGTWDEVDPETGEQISAALMTGEAFSHGLPGQWGHWVVTIGIVLFAFSTLLGWSYYGDRNVERLVGRRGVLPFRIFFSLVVFIGCTTELEPVWNFSDVMNGLMALPNLLGILILSGLIARETKFYLKHDPQLRADRDTIESFMIDQPGWADWKAGDVIGSSRRFD
- a CDS encoding NAD-dependent succinate-semialdehyde dehydrogenase, which produces MSNVGSAAGGYRVENPATGEVVEKFDNATDEEVQQVLESAHKGYLSWREKTIEERAAIVNKVAALFGERKEELAKIIAEEMGKPTAEGEEEAEFCEAIFNYYADNGPKFAADEPIESMSGGKAFIQRRPVGPLLGIMPWNFPYYQVARFAAPNLVLGNTIILKHAEICPRSSAKIAELMKEAGIPDGVYNNIYATHEQIETIIADDRVEGVSLTGSERAGSAVAATAGKNLKKAVLELGGSDPYIVLDTDDMNEAVDTAWGTRLYNTGQVCNANKRMIVMDDIYDDFVAGLTERAQSWEKGTPAEAGDGKYSPLSSRGAAENLRKQLDRAVEQGATLVGGELAADGSAYVSPAVLTGVTSEMDAYREELFGPVATVYKVTSDDEALALANDSRFGLGGAVFAKDEERAAKLAQRLDVGMSNVNTPAGEGAEIPFGGTKRSGFGRELGPYGMDEFVNKRMYYVAD